The region TGCCTGGAAGAGCCGCCCCGCAATGCGGCCCAGGCTTCGCCACTGGCGGTCCTGGGCCTTTCCGAACAGGTTGTGAAATCCCTCACTGAATACGAAGAGCATCGCCTGCTGGAAAATCTTTCCAAGGGCAGGAACATCTACCGTGTTCATGCTTCCTTCGATCTGGCGACCTTTGACCAGGACCTGGCGATAGTTTCCGACGCAATCAAGACCTGCGGCGAGGTCATTAGCACCCTGCCCAGCATGAGCAGCAACATGGAAACCAATATCGATTTCGATATTCTGGCCGGTTCCGCCCATGCATACGACGAATTTGCGCTGGCGGTCAGGCACGACAGGGTGGCTGTGGCGCTTTTGAACGGCGTGCCGGAACCGCCGGTTGCCGCCGATACGGGAAATACTGCGGTCTCCGCCGCCCGGCAGCCCGGAAACGATGAAGCGGCGGATCTTGCCGCCCCCCGGCCGCGGTGTCGGCCCCTGCCGCCGGCACGCCGCCCCTGTCCGCCAAGAGCATCAGCCGCACGGTCCG is a window of Geobacter sp. FeAm09 DNA encoding:
- a CDS encoding Hpt domain-containing protein — its product is MSDNSPFMNKAVRDFLAEAEEIVEHLGSELADLADVADKGDADPDLLNAIFRGAHSLKGLAGMFGFAGIAELSHNMENLLDWLRLGKLRLDAGVIGVLLESHDVLLSLVRGLSEGEGSVPDEKISACTARINACLEEPPRNAAQASPLAVLGLSEQVVKSLTEYEEHRLLENLSKGRNIYRVHASFDLATFDQDLAIVSDAIKTCGEVISTLPSMSSNMETNIDFDILAGSAHAYDEFALAVRHDRVAVALLNGVPEPPVAADTGNTAVSAARQPGNDEAADLAAPRPRCRPLPPARRPCPPRASAARSASISASSTN